Proteins co-encoded in one Papaver somniferum cultivar HN1 chromosome 5, ASM357369v1, whole genome shotgun sequence genomic window:
- the LOC113282100 gene encoding probable serine/threonine-protein kinase PBL7 — MGCSQETTSNAKKPTSSSTSTVITETEYHVLDFEVVNLLQKMVWELGLGCVLPGSKKIQRQKSDKKMIDSTSNKQVKKNNNEEISEHNKAWLLAESSSGVNVSAEFITTSASAAAANANAADSYTAHSSFRFSFGSQREFDSICFNRSSSTSSSSAGGTTILMVNLDTGSKNIQSNTNDLLKWRRLESLEKSISPVADTLIRFSYSEIRSATQNFRKGRVLGRGALSYVFRGKVGFRRTSVAIKRLDKEDSEAPKAFCRELLIASSLENKYIVPLLGFCIDADEGLFLVYKYVSGGSLEYHLHEKKRGIRGSASLPWSSRFKIAMGIAEAVTYLHNGTDKCVVHRDIKPSNILLTSNKTPKLCDFGLATWTTAPSVPFLCKTVKGTFGYLAPEYFQHGKVSGKTDVYAFGVVLLELITGRKPIEAKRAPGDANLVVWAKPLLQQGGEAIKDLVDPKLRLRPCHLKQMTRMVEAAAACITSEESSRPNIDEIIAILQGDENFRNSNKSKTPDLSAFVSDYHSQHQLQTKSDMTNHLALAMLGVADLEDYDHLYCR, encoded by the exons ATGGGTTGCTCTCAAGAAACTACTAGTAATGCCAAAAAACCCACTTCTTCTAGTACTTCAACAGTGATTACTGAAACAGAATACCATGTTTTAGATTTTGAAGTTGTAAATCTTTTACAGAAAATGGTCTGGGAATTGGGTTTGGGTTGTGTACTACCAGGTAGTAAAAAAATACAGAGACAAAAAAGTGACAAGAAGATGATAGATAGTACTAGTAATAAGCAAGTAAAGAAGAATAATAATGAAGAAATATCTGAACATAATAAAGCTTGGTTATTAGCTGAATCATCAAGTGGTGTTAATGTCAGTGCTGAATTCATTACAActtctgcttctgctgctgctgctaatgCTAATGCTGCTGATTCTTATACTGCACATTCTTCATTTAGATTCAGTTTTGGTTCACAAAGGGAATTTGATTCAATTTGTTTCAACCGTTCTTCAtccacttcatcttcttcagcagGTGGTACTACTATTTTAATGGTGAATTTAGATACCGGGTCTAAAAACATTCAATCCAATACTAATGACTTGTTGAAATGGAGAAGATTGGAGTCTCTGGAGAAAAGTATATCTCCAGTTGCTGATACATTGATTAGATTCAGTTACTCTGAAATCAGATCTGCCACACAGAATTTTCGAAAAG GGAGAGTATTGGGAAGAGGTGCATTGAGCTATGTATTCAGAGGGAAAGTTGGGTTTAGAAGAACTTCAGTTGCAATAAAAAGATTAGACAAAGAGGATAGTGAAGCACCAAAGGCATTCTGTAGAGAATTATTGATTGCAAGTTCATTGGAGAACAAGTATATTGTTCCACTTTTGGGATTCTGTATTGATGCAGATGAAGGTCTTTTTCTTGTCTATAAGTATGTTTCTGGTGGAAGTTTAGAATACCATCTTCATGAGAAGAAGAGAGGGATAAGGGGTTCTGCATCTCTTCCATGGTCAAGTAGATTTAAGATTGCAATGGGAATTGCTGAGGCTGTAACATATCTTCATAATGGAACTGATAAATGTGTTGTTCATAGAGATATTAAACCGTCTAACATCCTCCTTACTTCCAACAAGACACCCAAG CTGTGTGATTTTGGATTGGCGACATGGACTACTGCGCCATCAGTTCCTTTCCTGTGTAAAACTGTGAAAGGAACCTTTGG GTATTTGGCTCCTGAATATTTCCAACACGGAAAAGTGTCCGGTAAAACGGATGTATATGCATTTGGTGTGGTACTGTTGGAGCTAATAACAGGCCGTAAACCGATCGAGGCAAAAAGAGCTCCCGGAGATGCTAATTTAGTCGTATGG GCGAAGCCACTCTTACAGCAAGGAGGTGAAGCTATCAAAGACTTGGTTGATCCAAAGCTAAGGCTTCGTCCATGCCATTTAAAACAAATGACACGAATGGTTGAAGCTGCAGCTGCTTGTATAACCAGTGAAGAATCTAGTAGACCTAACATCGACGAGATCATCGCTATATTACAAGGAGATGAGAACTTCCGTAACTCAAACAAGAGTAAAACTCCTGATCTTTCTGCTTTTGTTTCTGATTATCACTCTCAACACCAATTACAAACTAAGAGTGACATGACAAACCACTTAGCTTTAGCAATGTTAGGTGTTGCAGATCTCGAAGACTACGATCACCTATATTGCCGTTGA
- the LOC113282099 gene encoding probable fructokinase-6, chloroplastic, producing the protein MALYSAFCFDSIVVSNPRIRKNHCFNLNNKYVSKLSIRSRSNRFCKLQGKALSGENGSADVDDSDLVVCFGELLIDFVPATSGLSLADAEAFKKAPGGAPANVAVGISRLGGSSAFIGKVGEDEFGYMLSDMLKENNVNNTGLRFDTGARTALAFVTLRADGEREFMFYRNPSADMLLQENELDYDLIKKAKIFHYGSISLITEPCKSAHIAATKAAKDAGVLLSYDPNLRLPLWPSADSAREGILSIWETADVIKVSAEEISFLTQGEDSYDDAVVHKLFHPNLKMLVVTEGPDGCRYYCQDFSGRVKGLKVKVVDTTGAGDAFVAGILSLLAKDLSLLQDEGRLREALRFANACGALTVMERGAIPALPTNETVMNELHKIVL; encoded by the exons ATGGCTCTATACTCTGCTTTCTGCTTCGATAGTATCGTtgtttcaaaccctagaattcgcAAGAATCATTGTTTCAATTTGAACAATAAATATGTAAGTAAACTCAGTATTCGTTCTCGGAGTAATCGATTCTGTAAATTGCAAG GTAAAGCGCTTTCGGGTGAGAATGGTTCGGCAGATGTAGATGATTCGGATCTTGTAGTGTGTTTTGGAGAGTTGTTAATTGATTTTGTACCAGCAACTAGTGGACTTTCACTTGCTGATGCAGAAGCTTTTAAAAAAGCACCAGGTGGTGCACCTGCTAATGTTGCTGTTGGCATATCTCGTCTCGGTGGATCATCGGCTTTTATTGGCAAG GTTGGTGAAGATGAATTCGGGTATATGCTTTCTGATATGTTGAAAGAAAATAATGTGAACAACACGGGGTTGCGGTTTGATACTGGTGCTAGAACTGCTTTAGCATTTGTCACATTGAGGGCTGATGGGGAACGTGAGTTTATGTTTTATCGTAATCCGAGTGCTGATATGCTGCTTCAAGAAAATGAACTTGATTATGATCTCATTAAGAAG GCGAAAATATTCCACTATGGTTCTATTAGTCTGATTACAGAACCATGCAAGTCAGCCCACATTGCAGCCACAAAGGCTGCAAAAGATGCCGGTGTGTTGTTGTCGTATGATCCTAATTTAAGACTTCCATTGTGGCCATCAGCAGATAGTGCCAGAGAAGGAATCCTTAGCATATGGGAAACTGCTGATGTTATTAAG GTAAGTGCAGAAGAGATTTCATTTCTAACTCAAGGCGAAGACTCATATGACGATGCTGTTGTTCACAAACTTTTCCATCCAAACCTCAAGATGTTGGTGGTTACCGAAGGACCAGATGGTTGCAGATATTACTGCCAG GACTTCAGTGGGAGGGTTAAAGGCTTAAAGGTAAAAGTTGTTGATACTACTGGTGCCGGAGATGCTTTTGTTGCTGGAATATTGTCTCTACTTGCAAAAGATCTTTCCTTGCTTCAG GATGAAGGCAGATTAAGAGAAGCGCTGAGGTTCGCAAATGCTTGCGGTGCACTGACAGTGATGGAAAGAGGTGCTATTCCAGCTTTGCCAACTAACGAAACTGTGATGAACGAGTTACATAAGATTGTGTTGTAG
- the LOC113282101 gene encoding polcalcin Syr v 3-like produces MGDQAEIDRIFNKFDINGDGKISSSELGEALKTLGSASADEIQRMMAEIDTDGDGFISKDEFAAFYRANGGLMKDIAKIF; encoded by the coding sequence ATGGGAGACCAGGCAGAGATTGACAGAATCTTCAACAAATTTGACATCAATGGTGATGGTAAGATATCATCTTCTGAGCTAGGTGAAGCTTTGAAAACCTTAGGATCAGCTTCAGCAGACGAGATTCAGCGAATGATGGCTGAGATCGATACAGACGGTGACGGATTCATCTCTAAAGATGAATTTGCCGCGTTTTATCGTGCCAATGGTGGTTTAATGAAAGACATTGCAAAGATCTTCTAA
- the LOC113282098 gene encoding uncharacterized protein LOC113282098: MDSQNYKSISRMDTSPSSVVIDPRLFTGISAITATTYDNDDEFSKWQEEVRKAELEAEALKHGSKLNDVGGSDHLKDLEGGVDERPSTPPDGEEEFTDDDGNCVQVGQRS, encoded by the exons ATGGATTCTCAGAATTACAAG AGCATTTCAAGAATGGATACATCTCCGAGTTCCGTTGTCATCGATCCCAGACTGTTCACAGGAATATCTGCTATTACAG CAACGACTTATGACAATGATGATGAGTTCTCCAAATGGCAGGAGGAGGTTAGGAAAGCGGAACTCGAAGCTGAGGCTTTGAAGCATGGCTCAAAATTAAATGATGTTGGTGGGTCAGATCACTTGAAAGACTTGGAGGGGGGTGTTGACGAAAGGCCTTCCACACCACCTGATGGCGAGGAAGAATTCACTGATGATGATGGAAACTGTGTACAAGTGGGACAGAGGTCTTAG